The Chloroflexota bacterium genome includes the window GTTAAGACATTTCCGATTTGAAAACCGTGTCCGGTCCAGACCGGCTTGCTAGAAAAACCAGGCGGAGTAGGCCACGGGAAATCCACATTAGTTTTGATCACTGGTTGGAATCCGAAAGATTGATATGTAAACCACGCACACCTAGAAGCAAAGGACGCGCGTCTCCATTGGACAGTTCGGGCAACGTAGGTCTGTCGAGTGGTCGCAAAATCAGGCGATTCGGACCGGCGATCACAGGCACAGAGAAAGACTGCGCTCCATCACGTGCAATTGTCACTCCTGCAGAATAGCCGCTATCAGCAAGAACTAAGAGCTGCCGTTCTAGCGTATTGGGTAGACTAGGTCCACGCGTAAACTCTGCCGTAATAGTGGCGCGACCTTCTTTACTTGAAACAAAGTTTATTTCGGTATCCCCATCGCCCAACCACAAACCGCGGTCGCCGTTCCATTCTTCAATGCCATTCGCATTCTTGATCGCTGTTATAACGATCCAATCTTTATTTGAAATCTTTCCAAGCTGATATGGCTCAGCTGACCAAATAGGTTGGATAGCGGAATCTGTGTTTGCACCCACATCTGCCGATGTCGTCAACACCCAAATGTCATCCGGTAAATCTTGGAAGGTCTGTATCTTTGCCACACTGGTATCACTCATCTTGGGATTGGCAATCCAAACCCGATTGTGCCGCGCAAAGTAACCAAGCCATGCGTTCATAAAGCTTTCGTTGTCAACGATCAATATGTTCTGCCCGCGGATTTCCGATAAGCGATCTTGGGCTTGGCGTGCGCCGGGCGCTAGTAGACGCGATGCACCAATGCTACGTCCAACCACTGGAAAAATTCCGGCTATGGCGGTTGTGCCAAACGTACCCGCGCAAAAGAGGAGAACCAACCCAAGCATACTAAGGTTTATCCCATTTCGCAAGATAGCGTTCTTTGTGTGCGTGATCTCAAGCTCGCTAAAAAGTACCGCGATCCCCAGCAATAGTAAAGGACTAATCGAAAGCAAGAGTTTGTAAAATTGGTACGGAAATTGGTTGCTCGCACGAATGCCGAGCGGCAAAACTGCGAGAACAAACATAGATAACGCAATTGTATTTTGCCGTTTCCTGAGCATCAACCCCAAGCCCAAATAACCCATGACAATCAAGATGATCGAAAGCGCATCATAAATTACACCCAACCACGGAGTAACTCGTGCAAGAAAAACAGCATCACCTAACCAAAGTCGCCCTAATCCTTCCAGCGTGTATGCCCATGGGTAAATGTTTGCCAATATGTTAGACCAAGCCACGCGTTGAAGAATCGCGTAAAGGGTATAGAGATACCCAGGATTGAGCGTCAAAGCAATGCCATTCAATAGAAAGAAGGCGCGCACATAGTAGGTGAACTTGAGATGTTCACGCCATATCTGGAATCCTAACATCAAAGCGAGCGTTCCAACAAAAATCAAATGGAATTCTGTATAAGCAGAAACACCGGTTGCAAGGATGACAGACACTATAACCAAGCGTTTCCAAGTCGGTTGGTTAATCCAATCGAACATCAACGTCGGCAGAATAAACAAATAAGGTATTCCCAGTGCTTGCGAAAAAAAGGTCTCCACGTGCACTGATGTGATTGCCGGTAATACTCCAGCCCCTACCGCCACAAATGCGGTGAACCGTGGCGGCAACGCTAAACGACGTGCGACTTGATACAACGCGAGTGCAGTCATGACAGGGGAAACAAGAATCGCAGACTCGAAAACAGTTTTTGCATCAGTAAAAGTGCTGACCCCAAGAAAACCTTGGAAAATGGATACACCGATTCGATCAAGTTTGAGAGCGATCGCGGTCGCCAAGTACGGCTGATTATGAATGTCCACATACGTTGTGCTAAATACATAGTCGGTCAAAAATTGAGCAATCGCGGTGTAATTGAATTGGTCAATCCATGCACGCGCGACATAGTATCTGGCACCAATTAGAAATAAACCGACACCCTGAAGCAGATAAACTGACAACGCGGCGAACAGTACCGGGTGTGGCACATTACTCCAAACCCTCGTCAAACGTCCAGTAATGAACAAAGAGAACCACAGCAACACTCCGAGTATCCAAATTCCCAAGGTCGAAGTACTTATCGGGATATTCAAGTAAACCAAAGTGTGCAGTGGAAGAATAATAATGCCCAAACCAACAAAGGGCGCCACAATCCACAAACTCGCGTCACCGCTATCAGGATCAGAGAGCCATTCCGTTACAGGCAATCCAAAGAAGAAGAGACTGCCAAGCGTTACAAAAACGCACCACAAGGTTAACAACATTCTGGATTTCCTAAAAATGTTCCATTGAGTCTCAGCATCAACCCATCCATCAACTGGCTGGCTTGAGTCAAAGACATACTCGGTCAGTTGCCCGACCGAATAAAAATGCCAACGATTCCCTCCCCATCCATCATCGTATAGCTTTGACGCAAAACAAACTCATCTTCCAGCTGTTCGCGCCAAGTAGATTCGAATGTCATTAAGGATCGAATAGAGGGGTACTCGTAGCCAGTTCTATTTGGCATTTGGACATAAGTCACGACAATATCAGAGCTAGCAAGTGTTTTCCCAAGTACATCTTGCGTCGTAGCAAAAATGGTTGGATAGACATGCCGTAGATTGGGAACCAAGGTTTCAGCGCCATGTTCGTACAGATAGATTTCAAAAGCATACGGATGCAATCCCGGATGGGGAAACATCCAGTAGATAACCGGCTTGTCCAAACGCGCGGCAACCATTCTATCGAGATCATCTAGAAATTGATTGATCGTTTCCCCTTCACGGCGCGCAGAAATGTTGATGTATTGGGGTGTAATCATCGGATTGATATAACTTGCCAGTCCAAATGCCGCGATAAATCCGGTTGTCAACCGCATACCAACGACTGATCCCAATCTATGAAATCCTTCAACAAGCCAATTCGCAAGGGTTGCCGCAAGCGGAATCGTCAGAACACCAATAACAATCGGTGACGGGGAATACAGAGTCAATGCAGTATAAATTGTCAGAACGGCTGTTCCGAGCGTAACGGCAAATAGAGCTAGTCTTGAATGATCCAACCCTAACTGGGTTGCTTTACCTCGAAGACGTTGCAAAATCCAGATTAGAAAGAAAACAGGAACTGAGAGTGCGGCAATGTTCAAATAACCCCTGAAATGCGTTCGCGCCGAACGCGGATAATAGAACAACCAATCCTTCAATGAATTGATCCCGAATTCGGCTTGGCGAATTGAGTCTTCAGGAGTGACTTTGAGTTTGCCGTAGTAATCAGCTAACTGGCTTCCGTTTGCGAGAAGAAAAAATCCTGTTCCCAATAAAGATAGAGCGACCAACGAAGCGACACCACGCACCCGGTTTGTCCAAAACAAATCGTCTTTTTTTCTAAACCATTGGAAAGCCAAAAGAACGAAAAGGAACATTTCCATCCCTACCAAATAAACGACAATAATCGAACGTGTGGCTAAACCAAGCCCCACCCACACAGCACACCGCAACAAATGACGCCGCGTTGGTTTTTCCAAAAGCGTCACCAGGGAAAGAAACGCAAGACCAAATATAACCATCCCGGCATAATCAAAGCGCAAATCATCTATGCCACCGGCGAAAAAATTGTGAATCGTGCCTGACAGGAACAATCCCCAAGCTAATACACCGGCTAACCAACCGTAACGCCGTTCAAAAAAATGAACGAGCCCAATTTGTCCAAGTATGAAAAAAAACAAATTGACCAGCCCGATAGATAGCCGTTGTGGGCCCAAAAGAAAAGTGCCAACTAGTCCTAAGAATGGAACGACCCACCCTTTGAACGCGCCCTGCATAATTGCATTATCCTTTAAGAAAAACTGGGAAACACCGCCATCTCGTACCGCAAAATAAGTTTGGTAGACCGCCCGATAGGTTGCTAACTGATCCCAATTTCTAGGATAGTACGGAACGATATTGCTCTGAAAATAAACGCAAAACAGTAAAAACTCAACAACGAGCACACTAGCAATTCCGAACGTTTTAATATTCTGTCTCCAAGCAAATTGCATTATCACGAATTCTCCAGTAAATGCCGTTCTTCGTCCGACAAACTCATTCCAATCACTTTACGATATAACGCGCGATACATCTTCGCCGTGCGCTCCCACGTAAATGATTGCACGCGCACTCTGCCGCGCGTCCGCAACGATGCTCGCAACTTCTCATCTGTGATCATACGCTTTGCGGCTTCGGCGATGCTCTCGACCGACGCGGGATCAAAGTACGAAGCGGCGTCATCCGCGTACTCGGGCAAAGAAGTTGTATTGGAGCACGCGACCGGCGCGCCTTCGCGGAACGCTTCGAGAATCGGCAATCCGCCGCCCTCGAACAAACTGGGGTGAATCACAAACTGCGCCAGGTGATACAGCGCGCGCAAATCTGTCGGCTCGATGAAACCCAGGAAGCGCACTTGCGTTTCGAGCCGTAACTCGCGCACGCGTTGATCTACCACGCGGTAAAACTCGTTCTGCTTGCCGGTGCAAACAAGGTTCAGTACGAGGTGATCGCGATCACGCAACAGCGCGATGGCTTCAATGAGACGCAAATGATTTTTGTGTTGCCAGGTTTGCGCGGGATAAAAGGCAAAGGTCTCCGGTAATTGAAAACAGGCGCGCGTGTTTGCCAGATCCACATCCGTCAACGCGCCGTACAATTCTGTTGGCGGACCCATAGGGATTGAAAAAATTTTTTCGGGCGCAATACTGTACTGTTGGGCAACATCTTCCTTCACCCAACGTGAATCGGTCACGACCGCTTGCGCGAGCCGGCACGCGAGGGGCCACGACGATTCGCGCGCGGCAATGTCCTCGCGAGGAAAAAATTGCGGATAGTGTAGATGTTGTAAATCGTGAGGGTTGTAAATGAATGGCGTACGCGTGTATGAAAAAATCTGGAATGGGAAATGAACTATAGCAACCCCAAGCGATTCGTAGAACCGGTTAGGTTCAAGCATCACCGGCACCGGTAGACCTACGGCGCGTCGAGCAAGATAACGAACGCGCCGCATCAATCTTCCAGCCGGCGCCCGCAGGGGACCAAGCCATTCTTTCGTCGACGCGAGAGGACTAGGACGCGGCGCTTGGATGAGTTGTTGATTGGGTCCAATGTGCAGCTTGAGCCAATCCACATTTTCCCAATGTCCGACAATGACATATTTTTCCGCGCCGTCATCCAACTTGCCCAAGGCATGCACCAGCCCTAAAACGAATTGTTCGACGCCTCCCCACTGTCCGGTTGGTTGCAGTTGCGCGTCAATGGCGATTCGCACGTTCGATCCTCGTGTTGTTTTCGTGGCGATGATGCCATTCACTCCAATGGATCCCGGTGTAACCAAAGCCCCAGGGTGTCTTTGCGACATTTTTCTGTTTGCCGTATTTCAACCAATAATATGCCAACAAGACCCGCGCGCGGTGACCGAACAAACGAATCAATTGTGGCGTGCGGGCAGGTGATTGGGCGACTGCGCGTATCGTGTTGGCAATAATCCGCGCGATATTCTGAAATGGATTGTCCAAAAAAATGGACACAGCCAAAAAATTCAAGCCGGCTTGAATCGCGCGCTGTTCCTCTGCCAGAATGGTTTGTCCCGCCGGACTCGCCAATACTTTGTCAACTGTGCGCCTCAATTCTGTCAACACGCGCGGACGCTGCGCAAAAGTTTTTGCGGAAGAATGCCAGCGGGTTGTGGCGAGCGTTGTCGTGATGCAATGGAACCCGCCATACCGCACTAATCGCGTCCATAACTCATA containing:
- a CDS encoding glycosyltransferase family 4 protein, translated to MRIAIDAQLQPTGQWGGVEQFVLGLVHALGKLDDGAEKYVIVGHWENVDWLKLHIGPNQQLIQAPRPSPLASTKEWLGPLRAPAGRLMRRVRYLARRAVGLPVPVMLEPNRFYESLGVAIVHFPFQIFSYTRTPFIYNPHDLQHLHYPQFFPREDIAARESSWPLACRLAQAVVTDSRWVKEDVAQQYSIAPEKIFSIPMGPPTELYGALTDVDLANTRACFQLPETFAFYPAQTWQHKNHLRLIEAIALLRDRDHLVLNLVCTGKQNEFYRVVDQRVRELRLETQVRFLGFIEPTDLRALYHLAQFVIHPSLFEGGGLPILEAFREGAPVACSNTTSLPEYADDAASYFDPASVESIAEAAKRMITDEKLRASLRTRGRVRVQSFTWERTAKMYRALYRKVIGMSLSDEERHLLENS